In Luteipulveratus mongoliensis, the DNA window CGGTCGAGCCAGCGCTGGACGGCCGGTCGGCGTTGCAGGAGCTCTGAGAGAGCACCCGACACGAACCCGACCGTGCCGTCCACGCAGAGCCCGACGCAGATGAGCACCGCTCCGAGCACGAGGAACTGCGCCCACGCCGGCCAGCCGCCCTCGGTCAGGAACTGAGGCAGGAACGCGAGGTAGAACAAGATCACCTTGGGGTTGGCGAGGTTGGTCAGCATGGCCATGACGTATGTCTTCCGCAGCGATCGAGGCGGCACGACCGCCGCGTCGTCGTCGGCAACGGATTGCGCCCGCGACGACCGCCAGGCCGAGACCGCGAGATAGATCAGGAAGATCGCACCAGCGATGCGCAATCCCTCCAGCACCGCTGGAGCAGCGAGCAACAGGGCCCCGAGACCGGCCGCCGTAAGCACCGTGTGCACGGCCAGGCCACTCGACATCCCGACTGCTGCCACGACTCCCGCTCGCCGTCCACGTCCGACACCGTGGGCGATGATGAACATCATGTCCGGCCCCGGCACGAGGCTGATGACGGCAGCGGCCAGCCCGAAGGCCAGCAAGGTCGAGAGGTCCATCTGTCCATCAGACCACTCGCCACCGACGCGGTCACCGAGTTTGCGTGCGGCGCCTCAGCGGGCCTCGAGGTAGCGCAGCACCGCCGCGACCCGACGGTCGGTGTCGTCACCGGGCTCGAGCCCGAGCTTGGCGAAGATATTGCGGATGTGCTTGTGCACAGCGTTGTCCGTCACGAAGAGCCGTTGCGCGATGGCCGCGTTGCCCAGTCCCTCGGCCATCACGGCCAGCACCTCGCGCTCACGTGTGCTCAGCAGCGCGAGACGATCGTCAGCACGCTGGCGCGAGAACAGCTGCGCCACCACGTCGGGGTCGATCGCGGTACCGCCGGCCGCGACCCGGTGCAACGCCTCCAGGAAGGTCGCGACCCGCCCGACGCGCTCCTTGAGCAGGTAGCCGATGCGGCTCGACCCGTCGGCCAGCAGCTCGGTCGCAAAGCTCTGCTCCACGTACGCCGACAGCACCAGCACAGCGAGCTCGGGGTGGGCACGCCGTGCCGCGACCGCTGCCTTGATGCCCTCGTCGGTGTGGGTGGGCGGCATCCGTACGTCGACCACCGCGATGTCGGGACGATGCTCGTCGACCGCGCGGAGCAGCTCGTCCGGACCTGAGACGGCCGCGAGAACGTCGATCCCCTCGCCACGCAGGAGGAGGACCAGGCCCTCGCGCAGTAGTGCGTCGTCCTCGGCGATCACGAGCCGCACGGCAGACTCACCTCCACCACGGTTGGACCGCCCACCGGGCTCGACACGCGCAACGTCCCGTCGTGCGCCTCGGCACGCCGCTGGATGCCCGACAAGCCCGAATCTTGTTGCAGCACAGCGCCTCCCACTCCGTCATCCTCGATCCGCACCACGAGCACACTGCCACGGCGCTCCACGAGCACGGTCGCACGGTCGGCCTTACTGTGCCGTGCGACGTTGGTGAGCCCTTCAGCGACAGCGAAGTACGCCGACGCCTCGACGGCCGCCGGGCAGCGCTGGCTGACGTCGACCGTGGCGCGCGTCGGCACCGGGCACTGAGCCGCGAGTGCGGACACGGCACCGGGTAGCCCGCTGCGCTCGAGCACCGGAGGCAAGATGCTGCGTACGACGGAGCGCAGCTCGGCGAGCGCGGTCTCGGCACTGGTCTGCGCGCGTTCGAGAATCGCCTCCGCCTCTGCAGGGTCGCGAGCCATCGCCTGCCGGGCCGCCCCGGTCAACACCGCGACGGTGACCAGGCGGTTCTGCGCGCCGTCGTGCAGTGCGCGCTCGATCCGCCGCAGCTCGACCGCATGGGCGTCGAGCGCCGCGGCGCGCGTCGCCGTCAGCTGAGCCACCCGCTCGGACAGGTCCAGGTCCGGGTGCGGCGGCAACCAGCGCCGACCGGCGGCCGTCTGCGCGCGCAGCAGCACAGGCGGCAGCGCCACCGTCAGCACGAGCCAGACCAGACCGATGACCAACGCCATCCACGCGCCGGGCCAGCTGGAGATGTGCACAAAGCCGTTGAGGACGGTCGCGTCATCCGCCGAAACTGCCTGCCACCAAACGGGAATGGTGATTCCTTGCACGGCGCTCAACGGCAGCTGAATCGCGAAGAGGCCGACCACCAGTCCGACCGTCGCGTGCGCTCCCAACCACCACAGGTCGCGGCGCGTCGTCTCGTCGGTGCGCACATACCGCCAGACCGCCATCGCACCGCGCGGCAGCCGGTCGTACGTCATGTCGACCGGGTGCCCGATCGCCCGCAGCCGCCGTCGTTCGAGCTGGGCAACGGGGCGGACCACCGAGAGTGTGGGCCCGATCAGCAGCAGTCCCACTCCGATCAGGCACAGCAGAGCAACCAGAACGACAAGGGCCAGCACGCCGAAGGCCAGGAGTGCCGTGCCCGTGCCGGCGAGGAGCCACTTCAGGGAGACGAGCGCCCGTCGTACGACGCGCCGCGCCTCGTCGAGGAGCGCGGGACGTGGCAGGTCGGTCGAGTTGTGAACCACGTGCTTCCCCTCTCCTGATCGCGTGTCCGGCTGGACCGACCGTAAGCGGTGAACGGTGCGTGCGGCGACGCGCGGGGCGAGGTCTGCTCGGAAGGTACAGGTGGCTGTACCTCGAGGCGGTAGCTCGCGGGATGGGCCCGGGAGCACGGCCTCCATAGCGTCGAAGACACCGCACTTCGAGGGGATGGAGCCCACCGTGAACGACCCGTATCGCATCGACCAGTCCACACCGCCTCACCCTGTTCCGACACAGGATCAGACCGAACGCCGGACACCCGGCGGTGGCCCGGTCAGCACGCTCCTGTGGGCACTGGTTGCCGCCAGCATCGGCCTCAACGCCGGCTTCTCGATCGCCGGCCAGGACGTCATCGGGTCCAGCATCGGCGGCGTCGCCGTGATCTGCCTCGGCATCCTGCTGGTTCGCTACCTGCAGCGTCGGAGGCAGCTGTGAGCCTCTCACTCGCGCGCCTTCGACCGCAGCGCCAGAGCGCGGCAGGTCCGGTCGACCCGGATGCTGCCGTACAGCTCGTCGACGTCACCAAGACCTACCGCTCAGGGGGCGGTAGCGTCGCGGCGCTCAGCTCGGTGTCGTTGCGGGTCCCGCGGGCGAAATTCCTTGCTGTCATGGGACGTTCGGGCTCGGGCAAGAGCACGCTGCTGCACTGCGCGGCCGGCCTCGACGTGCCCACCTCCGGGTCGGTCGCGATCGGCGGGACGGAGGTCTCGCGGCTGTCCGAGACCGAGCGCACCTTGGTCCGCCGAGCACGCGTCGGCTTCGTCTTCCAGTCCTACAACCTCGTCCCGTCGCTCACGATCGAGCACAACATCACGCTGCCGCTCCGTCTCGCGGGCAGCCCGGTCGACCACGCCTGGCTGGAGTCGGTCGTGGAGCACGTCGGCCTGAGCGACCACCTGCAACGCATGCCGTCCGAGCTGTCGGGTGGGCAGCAGCAACGTGCGGCGATCGCACGGGCGCTGGCCGCCGGACCGGACGTGATCTTCGCCGACGAGCCGACCGGAGCGCTGGACCTCCAGACCGCGACGGACGTGCTGTCGTTGCTGCGGGACCTCACGTCATCCCTTTCGCAGACGGTCGTGATGGTGACGCACGACCCTATGGCCGCTGCCTGGGCCGACGACACGGTCGTGATGGCCGACGGACGGATCGACCAGGTGCTACGCGAGCCCGACGCCGCGACGCTCGCGGCTGTGCTGGGCGGGTACCACTCATGATTCCCACTCTGAAAGCACGGCTCGGGGAGGTCGTCGCGATCTTCTGCGCCGTCGCCGTCGGGGCCGCGCTGGTCACGGCCTGCGCGGTGCTTGCCGAGACCGGGTTCAGGTCTCATCTTCCGGCGTCGCGCCTGGCCGGAGCCGATGTCGTGGTGAGCGGCGTCCAGCACGTCGCGCAGGACGAGGACCTCGACGTGCCGCTGCCGGACCGGGTGCCGGTCGATGAGCGACTGGTCGACCGGGTCCGGGCGGTGCCCGGCGTTGCGGAAGCAACAGGCGATGTGAGCTTCACGGCGGCGTTGATGGCTGCCGGTCAAGAACCTGGATCGGCCCGCTCGTCGCTAGGCGAGGGACACCCATGGTCACCGAACCTGTTGTTGGACAGTCACTTTCGCGGTCACGCCCCACAGGGTGACAACGATGTCGCGGTGACCGAGTCAACGGCCGAGCGCCTCGGCGTACGGCCCGGCGACCGCATCGACGCGGTGCTCGCCGGTCGTCGTACGTCCCTGACCATCACCGCTGTCGTCGCCGCCCCAGGGGGAGACGCCTACGTCACGCCGAGTATCGCGCACCGGCTCGCCCGGCCCGGCGTCGTCGACCTGATCGCGCTCCGAGCCACGCCCGGCACCGATGTCGCCCAGCTCGCGACGCGCGTACGGCAGGCCCTCGGGGGCGACCTCACCGTCTCCACCGGCGACCGGATCGGCGACGCCGAGAACCCCGCCGGCGCGGCCGGCCGCGGTGAGATGGTCACGTTCGCCATGTCACTCGGCGGCGTCGTGGTGCTGCTGGTGGCGTTCCTGGTCGCGGGCGCCGTCTCGATCTCGGTGACCAACCGCTCGCGCGAGCTCGCCCTCCTACGGGCAGTCGGCGCCACTCCCCGACAGGTTCGGAGCATGGTCGCGCGTCAGGCGACCCGGGTGGCGATCGGTGCTCTGCTGGTCGGAGCGGCCGGGGGCTACGCGCTGTCGGTCCCACTGCAGGGCGTGCTCGGCAGCTCTGGCCTGATGTCCACCGAGCTGCCCCTCGCGTGGAGCCCATTCCCCGTCCTGGCAGCCGGCGCCCTGCTGCTCATCACCACGCAGGTCGCATCGCGCGCGGCGTCCCGTGGCGTCTCACGGCGTCCTGCGACGGAGGCCGTGCGCGACACCCAGATCGAGCCCTCGGCCGGTGGGCGGTGGCGCACCCGCGTCGGACTGGGCTTGCTGGCTATCTCTGGCGGTGCGGCCGTGGTCCCCCTGATCGCGCACAGTGAGGCCGCACTCATCAGCGCCGCCTCCGGCACTCTCCTCGCGATCGTCGGCCTCTCTCTAGTGGGACCGGCTCTGGTGACCTGGACCGGCTCGCGGCTGCGGCGACGACTCGGGTCGTCGGCATCACCGAGCGGCTGGCTCGCGCTGAGCAACACGACCGCGTACGCCGTCCGCACCGGTGGCGCGTTGTCCGTGCTCGCGCTCGCGATCGCTCTCACCGTCACCCAGCTCTACACACAGACCACGTTGTCGGCCGTGAGCAGTCGCGATGTCGCGGCGGCCAACCATGCTTCGCTCACCGTCACGGCAGGGCCGGTCGGCGGGGTGACTCCCGAGGCCCTGGCCGACGTACGCCGTTCTCCCGGTGTCGGATTCGCCGTTCCTCTGGTGTCGAGCAGCGTGGTCTGGACATCTCTTGAGGATGGCAGTCCGAAGGCCGAGGCCTACCCGATGACCGCCCTCGGCCACGATGCGGAGAAGGTCCTCGACCTCGATGTGAGCGACGGAAACCTGCACAACCTGCGGGGCGACACGGTCGCGCTGGACTCCTCCACCGCCTGGTCCCATGGCATCGACATCGGCGAGCGAGTCACCTTGGTCCTGGCGGACGGGACACGGGTCCGGCCACTTCTCGTGGCGACCTATCGGCGCAGCTTCGGGTTCGGCAAAGTCGTCCTCTCGACCGACGTGCTGGGCGAAAGGCGTTCGTACGACACGGTTCTCGTCGCAGGGTCGAGCGATCGCCCGGCCGATGCGACTGCCGTACGACACTCACTCGCCGCCCACCCGGGCACGATGGTCGACCCAGGCGCAGGCGTACCAGGACTGTCCGGCTCGGGCGAGGACCCCGGGCGATGGGCAAGCCTGCTCGTCACGCTCACCCTGCTCGGCTACGTCCTGCTGGGCGTCGCGAACCGACTCGTCGCCACCACGGGCCGCCGTCGGTCGGAGTGGGCGACCCTGCGGGCGATCGGCGCCACACCGGCACAGGTGCTGAGCATGGTGCGCGCGGAGGTCGGTCTTGTCTGCTTTGGTGCCGCAGCTGCCGGCGCCCTGATCTCCCTCGGCCCGATGACGATGATCAGCGCCGGACTCGTGCATCAACCGTGGCCCCAGGGGCCGTTCTGGGCGGTCGTGCTGATCTGTGCTGGGGTCGGCGGATCGGCTTACGCCGCAACGTTGCTCCCCGCTCGACGCGTGCTGCGCTCGCTGGAGGCGACGCAATGAAGGGCTACTGCCCTGCTTGCTGGGCCTGCCGACGCAGCCGGACGTCGTACGGCTCTCGCGGGATGTCCCGCACCTCGCCCAGGCTGCCCCACTCATTGCGACCCAGCCGCGCCATCGGGCGCATCAGATCGATCCGCGGATGCGGATGGCCGTCGCTGTCATCGACGACAGCGGGGTCGAGGGCGATGTGCTGGACGCGTCCCATCACAACCGTTGAGTCGCCGAGCTCGATGGTGCGCTCCAGGACGCACTCGAGCGCCACGGGTGAGTCGGCGACCCGGCTGGGCGCGACCGTGCGCGACGGCTCGCGCTCGATGCCCACGGTGTCGAACTCGCTCTCATCCCGCGGGAAGTCGGTCGCCGACTCGTTGATCACGCGCGTCAACCACTCGGGCGCGAACGACACCACGAACTGGCCCGTCTCCTCGACGTTGCGCAATGAGTCCTTGCGCCCGACCGAGGTGAACTGGACGATCGGCGGGCGCACGCACGAGATCGTGAAGAACGAGTGGGGTGCGAGATTGTCGACACCGGCCGCCGAACGGGTCGACACCCAGGCGATCGGACGAGGTACGACGCTCGCCGTCAGCAGGCGGTAGGTCACATCCGGATCCAGCTCAGCCACGTCCAGCTCAGTCCGCATGCAGCTATCTTCCCGAGTCCTGACCGAGAGGCATACCTCTCGTCCGAGAGGCAGACGCCGGGCGTACGCCTGTCGATGTGAAGGTGTGCCTCTCGGCGGGTTGCGGGCTTGCTGTCGGTGGCCTCCCCTAGCGTGCGCGGCATGGCTTCGAAGACCGCGCGTGCCCGTTCGACCTTCCGTTGCGCCGAGTGCGGGTGGTCGACGGTCAAGTGGGTCGGCCGGTGCGGTGAGTGCCAGGCGTGGGGCACGGTGGCCGAGGCAGGCAATGCTCCTGCCCGTACGCCGCCCGCCTCCGTCGTCGAGCGCCCGGCGGTCCCGATCGGCCAGGTCGACGCCACACTCGCGCAGGCACGGTCGACCGGAGTCGGCGAGTTCGACCGGGTGCTCGGCGGTGGGCTGGTGCCCGGCGCCGTGGTCCTGGTCGCCGGCGAGCCCGGCATCGGCAAGTCGACGCTGCTGCTCGATGTCGCTGCCCGTGCCGCGAAGGAGTCACGCAGCGTCCTCTATGTCAGCGGTGAGGAGTCCGCAGCGCAGGTCCGCCTGCGGGCCGAGCGCATCGAGGCTCTCGCCCCGTCGCTCTTCCTCGCGAGCGAGACCGACCTCGGCACCGTGCTGGCGCAGATGGAGCAGGTCCAGCCGGACCTCGTGGTCGTCGACTCCGTGCAGACCATCGCGTCGACCGAGATCGAAGGCGCCGCAGGCAATGTCGCGCAGGTTCGCGAGGTCGCGGCCTCGGTCATCCAGTACGCCAAGGCCCGCAACATCGCAGTTCTGCTCGTCGGCCACGTCACCAAGGACGGCTCCATTGCCGGGCCGCGCGTGCTGGAGCACCTGGTCGACGTGGTCATCCAGTTCGAGGGCGACCGGCACTCCCGCCTGCGTCTGGTCCGCGCGGTGAAGAACCGCTACGGGCCGACCGACGAGGTGGGTTGCTTCGACCTGTCGGACGTCGGCATCGTCGAGCTGCCGGACCCGAGCGGGCTGTTCCTGAGCCAGCGCGACGAGCCCGTGCCCGGCACCTGCGTCACGGTGGCGCTGGAGGGGCGCAGGCCCCTGGTGACCGAGGTGCAGGCACTGCTGGTGCCGTCCAACGGAGGCTCGCCTCGTCGTACGACCAGCGGCGTGGACGGCTCGCGCACCGCGATGATCCTCGCCGTCCTCGACCGCCGCGTCGGCGTGCCGGTCCGCCAGTCCGACTGCTACGTCTCGACGGTCGGCGGCGCCCGACTCAGTGAGCCCGCAGCCGATCTCGCCGTCGCGCTCGCCCTGGTCAGCTCGGCGATCGAGCAGCCGCTGCCTCCGCGCACCATCGCCTTCGGTGAGGTCGGGCTCGCCGGCGAAGTGCGAGCCGTGGCCGGCGTCGCGCGCCGACTGGCCGAGGCCGCCCGCATCGGATTCACCCACGCGGTCATTCCCCGGGGAGCACTCGGCGACAAGCCCGGTCCCGAGTCGATGACCGTCCTCGAGGTGGCGGACCTGGCCGCGGCCGTCGCCGCCGTGCACCCTGCCGGCGACCGACCGCGCACCGATCCACCGCGCGACGACCGCCGCCCCGAGCTGGACGCCTTCCTGGCTGACATGCAGCGCCAGACCGCTCACCGGCAGGCGTACGCCGAGCAGGCACCCACGCGTACATCGGGTCCAGGGCCTGGACTGCACTCGGTCTGAGCCCGGACGCCGCTGCGCGAACCGCGCAGCTCACAGCACGGCAAATCGGCGTTCACGGAAATCGTTTGCGTTCACTTCTTGACGACAGACCATCCCCAGGGCAGGCTCACCTCCCGTGACGTCGCCACCGCCTTCAGGACCCGGCCGCCCCGGTTCTCAGACTGCGCTGCGCCGTCGCAACCGCCAGACCGTCGTGCATGCGCTGCTGGCCAACGGCCCCGCCACGCAAGCCGAGCTGGCCCGCCAGACCGGGCTCTCCAACGCCACGGTCTCCAACATCGTCAAGGAGCTGGCCCAAGAGGGTCTGGCGGTCACCGAACCCACCACGAGCTCTGGTCGGCGAGCCCTGTCCGTACGCCTTCAAGGCACTCGCGCGGTCGCGGCCGGCTTCGATGTCGGGCGGCGCCATCTGCGGGTTGTGCTGGCGACTGTCGGCTACGAGGTGCTGGCCGAGGACGCCATCGCGCTGCCCATCGGACACAGCGCCGAGGACGGTCTGGACGCGGCCGCCGCGATGCTCGACAAGCTGGTCGACAAGGCCGGTATCGAGCGGCGTGCGGTCATCGGTGCCGGGGTCGGACTGCCCGGTCCGATCGAGCGCGAGCGCGGGACCGTGCTGGACGGCGCGATCCTCCCGGCCTGGATCGGGACCAACGTGCCGAAGGCCTTCGGCGAACGTCTGGGACTTGAGGTTCTGGTCGACAATGACGCCAATCTCGGGGCGATGGCCGAGATCGCCTGGGGCGAGCGACAGGACGCGACGGAGCTGATCTTCGTCAAGGTCGGCACGGGCATCGGAGCGGGCCTGGTGATCGGCGGCAAGCTGCACTACGGCGCACTCGGGACGGCGGGCGAGATCGGCCATACGACCGTTGATCCGCAAGGTCCATTCTGTCGCTGTGGCAACCGCGGCTGCCTCGAGACACTGGCTTCCACCTCGACCATGATCGAGTCCCTCGCGCCCAGCACGACCGGTCCCGTCAGCACCGCTGACATCGTCCGTCGGGGGCTCGAGGGCGACTCCGCAACGTTGCGCGTGATCGACGACGCGGGCTTCGTGCTCGGTCGTGTCATGGCCAGCCTGGCCAACTTCGTCAACCCGCAGGTCATCGTGGTCGGCGGACCGCTCGCCGCCCTCGGAGATGCGTTCCTGGACCCAATTCGTCGGGGTCTCGTCCGTCACGCCGTGCCCGTCGTGGGCGAGACCACCCAGATCGTCGTCTCGTCCCTAGGGGACCGCGCCGAAGCGCTTGGGGCGGCCTCGCTCGTCCTCCAGCATGCGGGACTCAACTCGTCTTTGCGTTCATTGCTTGACGACAAGGCGGTTGACGGGTTAACTGCTCGCCACGTGTGATCTACCCCATAGCTCGTGACAAACCGTCGCCCCGCGCCGCCGCGCGACTCGGGGCCGCAGACCGAAGGACCCAAGAGATGCCGGACCCCCTGGACGCTACGCAGGCGAACCCGTCGGCGTACCTCTTGCGGATGCAGTCGATCACCAAGGAATTCCCGGGCGTCAAGGCGCTCGACGACGTCAACCTCGACGTCACCGAAGGTGAGATCCACGCGATCTGCGGCGAGAACGGCGCCGGCAAGTCAACGCTGATGAAGGTGCTGTCCGGCGTCTACCCGCACGGGTCGTACGACGGTCACATCACGTTTCGGGGTCAGCCGGCCGAGTTCAAGAACATCCGGGAGTCCGAGGCCGAGGGCATCGTGATCATCCACCAGGAGCTCGCGCTCATCCCCGAGCTGTCGATCACCGAGAACATCTTCCTCGGCAACGAGCCCTCCAAGCGCGGCGTCATCGACTGGCGGTTCGCCAAGGCGCGCGCGATCGAGCTGTTGGCCCGCGTCGGCCTGCGCGAGGACCCCGACACCGCGATCAAGAACATCGGCGTCGGCAAGCAGCAGCTGGTCGAGATCGCCAAGGCCCTCAGCAAGGACGTCCGGCTGCTGATCCTCGATGAGCCGACGGCCGCGCTCAACGAGACCGACTCCGCCCACCTGCTCGGCCTGATCAAGGACCTGCAGACCAAGGGCATCACCTCGATCATGATCAGCCACAAGCTCAACGAGCTCGAGGCGATCGCCGACTCGATCACCATCCTGCGCGACGGCCACACGATCGAGACGCTCGACGTCAGCGCTGGCGGCGTCGACGAGGACCGGATCATCAAGGGCATGGTCGGCCGGACGCTGGAGTCCCGCTTCCCCGACCACACCCCCAAGATCGGCGAGGTCTTCTTCGAGGTCCAGAACTGGACGGTCCGCCACCCGCAGATCGCCGAGCGGCTGGTCTGCAAGAACGCCAGCTTCACCGTTCGCCGCGGCGAGATCGTCGGCTTCGCCGGCCTCATGGGCGCAGGGCGCACCGAGCTGGCCCGGTCCGTCTTCGGGCGCTCATACGGCGTCTACCAGGCCGGCCGAATCATCAAGGACGGCAAGGAGATCCACCCGCGCAGCGTCTCCCAAGCCATTGATGCCGGCCTCGGATATGTCACCGAGGACCGGAAGTCCCTGGGCCTCAACCTCCTCGACGACATCAAGGCGACGACCGTCTCGGCGGGCCTGAAGAAGATCGCGCACAACACCATCGTCGACCGCAGCGAGGAACACACCGTCGCCGAGCGCTACCGCAAGTTGCTGCGCACCAAGGCACCGACCGTCGATGAGGGCGTGTCCAATCTCTCGGGCGGCAACCAGCAGAAGGTCGTGCTGTCCAAGTGGATGTTCACCGACCCCGACCTCCTGATCCTCGATGAGCCGACGCGCGGTATCGACGTCGGCGCCAAGTTCGAGATCTACGGGATCATCCAGGCCCTCGCCGACCAAGGCAAGGGCGTCATCGTCATCTCCTCCGAGCTGCCCGAGCTGCTCGGTCTGTCCGACCGCATCTACACGATCTTCGAGGGC includes these proteins:
- a CDS encoding response regulator transcription factor — encoded protein: MRLVIAEDDALLREGLVLLLRGEGIDVLAAVSGPDELLRAVDEHRPDIAVVDVRMPPTHTDEGIKAAVAARRAHPELAVLVLSAYVEQSFATELLADGSSRIGYLLKERVGRVATFLEALHRVAAGGTAIDPDVVAQLFSRQRADDRLALLSTREREVLAVMAEGLGNAAIAQRLFVTDNAVHKHIRNIFAKLGLEPGDDTDRRVAAVLRYLEAR
- a CDS encoding flavin reductase family protein — translated: MRTELDVAELDPDVTYRLLTASVVPRPIAWVSTRSAAGVDNLAPHSFFTISCVRPPIVQFTSVGRKDSLRNVEETGQFVVSFAPEWLTRVINESATDFPRDESEFDTVGIEREPSRTVAPSRVADSPVALECVLERTIELGDSTVVMGRVQHIALDPAVVDDSDGHPHPRIDLMRPMARLGRNEWGSLGEVRDIPREPYDVRLRRQAQQAGQ
- a CDS encoding ABC transporter ATP-binding protein, with protein sequence MSLSLARLRPQRQSAAGPVDPDAAVQLVDVTKTYRSGGGSVAALSSVSLRVPRAKFLAVMGRSGSGKSTLLHCAAGLDVPTSGSVAIGGTEVSRLSETERTLVRRARVGFVFQSYNLVPSLTIEHNITLPLRLAGSPVDHAWLESVVEHVGLSDHLQRMPSELSGGQQQRAAIARALAAGPDVIFADEPTGALDLQTATDVLSLLRDLTSSLSQTVVMVTHDPMAAAWADDTVVMADGRIDQVLREPDAATLAAVLGGYHS
- a CDS encoding LysE family translocator, with product MDLSTLLAFGLAAAVISLVPGPDMMFIIAHGVGRGRRAGVVAAVGMSSGLAVHTVLTAAGLGALLLAAPAVLEGLRIAGAIFLIYLAVSAWRSSRAQSVADDDAAVVPPRSLRKTYVMAMLTNLANPKVILFYLAFLPQFLTEGGWPAWAQFLVLGAVLICVGLCVDGTVGFVSGALSELLQRRPAVQRWLDRVSAAIFGGLAVRLVADSR
- the radA gene encoding DNA repair protein RadA, producing MASKTARARSTFRCAECGWSTVKWVGRCGECQAWGTVAEAGNAPARTPPASVVERPAVPIGQVDATLAQARSTGVGEFDRVLGGGLVPGAVVLVAGEPGIGKSTLLLDVAARAAKESRSVLYVSGEESAAQVRLRAERIEALAPSLFLASETDLGTVLAQMEQVQPDLVVVDSVQTIASTEIEGAAGNVAQVREVAASVIQYAKARNIAVLLVGHVTKDGSIAGPRVLEHLVDVVIQFEGDRHSRLRLVRAVKNRYGPTDEVGCFDLSDVGIVELPDPSGLFLSQRDEPVPGTCVTVALEGRRPLVTEVQALLVPSNGGSPRRTTSGVDGSRTAMILAVLDRRVGVPVRQSDCYVSTVGGARLSEPAADLAVALALVSSAIEQPLPPRTIAFGEVGLAGEVRAVAGVARRLAEAARIGFTHAVIPRGALGDKPGPESMTVLEVADLAAAVAAVHPAGDRPRTDPPRDDRRPELDAFLADMQRQTAHRQAYAEQAPTRTSGPGPGLHSV
- a CDS encoding FtsX-like permease family protein: MIPTLKARLGEVVAIFCAVAVGAALVTACAVLAETGFRSHLPASRLAGADVVVSGVQHVAQDEDLDVPLPDRVPVDERLVDRVRAVPGVAEATGDVSFTAALMAAGQEPGSARSSLGEGHPWSPNLLLDSHFRGHAPQGDNDVAVTESTAERLGVRPGDRIDAVLAGRRTSLTITAVVAAPGGDAYVTPSIAHRLARPGVVDLIALRATPGTDVAQLATRVRQALGGDLTVSTGDRIGDAENPAGAAGRGEMVTFAMSLGGVVVLLVAFLVAGAVSISVTNRSRELALLRAVGATPRQVRSMVARQATRVAIGALLVGAAGGYALSVPLQGVLGSSGLMSTELPLAWSPFPVLAAGALLLITTQVASRAASRGVSRRPATEAVRDTQIEPSAGGRWRTRVGLGLLAISGGAAVVPLIAHSEAALISAASGTLLAIVGLSLVGPALVTWTGSRLRRRLGSSASPSGWLALSNTTAYAVRTGGALSVLALAIALTVTQLYTQTTLSAVSSRDVAAANHASLTVTAGPVGGVTPEALADVRRSPGVGFAVPLVSSSVVWTSLEDGSPKAEAYPMTALGHDAEKVLDLDVSDGNLHNLRGDTVALDSSTAWSHGIDIGERVTLVLADGTRVRPLLVATYRRSFGFGKVVLSTDVLGERRSYDTVLVAGSSDRPADATAVRHSLAAHPGTMVDPGAGVPGLSGSGEDPGRWASLLVTLTLLGYVLLGVANRLVATTGRRRSEWATLRAIGATPAQVLSMVRAEVGLVCFGAAAAGALISLGPMTMISAGLVHQPWPQGPFWAVVLICAGVGGSAYAATLLPARRVLRSLEATQ
- a CDS encoding ROK family transcriptional regulator, translating into MTSPPPSGPGRPGSQTALRRRNRQTVVHALLANGPATQAELARQTGLSNATVSNIVKELAQEGLAVTEPTTSSGRRALSVRLQGTRAVAAGFDVGRRHLRVVLATVGYEVLAEDAIALPIGHSAEDGLDAAAAMLDKLVDKAGIERRAVIGAGVGLPGPIERERGTVLDGAILPAWIGTNVPKAFGERLGLEVLVDNDANLGAMAEIAWGERQDATELIFVKVGTGIGAGLVIGGKLHYGALGTAGEIGHTTVDPQGPFCRCGNRGCLETLASTSTMIESLAPSTTGPVSTADIVRRGLEGDSATLRVIDDAGFVLGRVMASLANFVNPQVIVVGGPLAALGDAFLDPIRRGLVRHAVPVVGETTQIVVSSLGDRAEALGAASLVLQHAGLNSSLRSLLDDKAVDGLTARHV
- a CDS encoding sensor histidine kinase — translated: MVHNSTDLPRPALLDEARRVVRRALVSLKWLLAGTGTALLAFGVLALVVLVALLCLIGVGLLLIGPTLSVVRPVAQLERRRLRAIGHPVDMTYDRLPRGAMAVWRYVRTDETTRRDLWWLGAHATVGLVVGLFAIQLPLSAVQGITIPVWWQAVSADDATVLNGFVHISSWPGAWMALVIGLVWLVLTVALPPVLLRAQTAAGRRWLPPHPDLDLSERVAQLTATRAAALDAHAVELRRIERALHDGAQNRLVTVAVLTGAARQAMARDPAEAEAILERAQTSAETALAELRSVVRSILPPVLERSGLPGAVSALAAQCPVPTRATVDVSQRCPAAVEASAYFAVAEGLTNVARHSKADRATVLVERRGSVLVVRIEDDGVGGAVLQQDSGLSGIQRRAEAHDGTLRVSSPVGGPTVVEVSLPCGS
- the mmsA gene encoding multiple monosaccharide ABC transporter ATP-binding protein, whose translation is MPDPLDATQANPSAYLLRMQSITKEFPGVKALDDVNLDVTEGEIHAICGENGAGKSTLMKVLSGVYPHGSYDGHITFRGQPAEFKNIRESEAEGIVIIHQELALIPELSITENIFLGNEPSKRGVIDWRFAKARAIELLARVGLREDPDTAIKNIGVGKQQLVEIAKALSKDVRLLILDEPTAALNETDSAHLLGLIKDLQTKGITSIMISHKLNELEAIADSITILRDGHTIETLDVSAGGVDEDRIIKGMVGRTLESRFPDHTPKIGEVFFEVQNWTVRHPQIAERLVCKNASFTVRRGEIVGFAGLMGAGRTELARSVFGRSYGVYQAGRIIKDGKEIHPRSVSQAIDAGLGYVTEDRKSLGLNLLDDIKATTVSAGLKKIAHNTIVDRSEEHTVAERYRKLLRTKAPTVDEGVSNLSGGNQQKVVLSKWMFTDPDLLILDEPTRGIDVGAKFEIYGIIQALADQGKGVIVISSELPELLGLSDRIYTIFEGAVTGELARDEADQENLMRLMTTPAKSA